TGAATTCAAAATTGTAGGAAAAGAAATTTTCTACAAAGGCAAGATTCATTTCACTCCTCTTCGCTCAAATACAGAAATAGATGAAACGGCTTTAAAGGAAATAATAGAAAGAGAATATAAAAACGCTGGAATAAATCCAGATGATATAGATAGTGGAGCAGTAATAATAACAGGAGAAACAGCTAGAAAAGAAAATGCTCAAAATATAAGCAAGGTGCTTTCTGGATATGCAGGAGAGTTTGTAGTTGCAACAGCAGGTCCGGATTTAGAAGGAATAATAGCTGGAAAAGGCTCAGGAGCAGCAAAGCTATCCTATGAAAACAACGATATAGTTGCAAACTTCGATATAGGAGGAGGCACTACAAATATAGCTGTGTTTAGCCAAGGGGAGCCTATTGACACTACTTGCCTAGATTTAGGAGGAAGACTGCTTAGATTTGATAAATCTGGACTTGTAGAGTATATAAGTCCAAAGCTTGCTGATATTTGCAAAGAAGTAAATATAAACATAGAAAAAGGTAAAAAATATCCAGATGAAGTAATTAGAAAGATATGCAGATACATGGCTGAAATTTTACTCGAAGTTTCAGGAGTTAGGCCTAGGTCGAGACTACTTGAGCTCACCTTAAGTCCAAAGAGCACGGCTCTCAGACTGGATTACAAGATAGATAGAGTGAGCTTTACAGGTGGAGTTGCGGATTACATTTACAACAACCAAGCCGAAACAGATTTATATAAATTTGGAGATATTGGAATCCTGCTTGGCTATGAGATAAAAGCTATTTTAAATGAGTTTGCTTCAAAGGTAATAATGCCTGAGGAAACTATAATGGCTACAGTAGTTGGAGCAGGCACACAGACTATGGACATAAGCGGCAGTACAATAAGCTATTCACAATCAGCAGCATTGCCGCTAAAAAATATACCTATCATAGAAATCACTGAAAAGGAGGAGAGAGTAAACGAGGAAGAACTGGAAAAGGCTATCATGGCAAAACTGCAATGGTACTGTCTTGAGACACAAAAACAAAAGGTGGCACTTTTTCTCAAAGGCGAGAGGAATGTGAGTTTCGAAAAGGTGACTTCAATTTCAAAAGTAATTGCCAAGGTTTGGGAGGAGTTTTATCCTCATGGCGAAGAAGTGATAGTGGTCATCGAAAATGACATGGCAAAGGTGCTTGGTCAATCCATATCGAGAAAGCTTAGTAACAAACAGCGTGAGGTAGTATGTATAGATGGAATCAAAGTTTCTAGTGGAGATTACATAGATATAGGTAAGCCCATTGGAAATGGTTCTGTACTGCCCGTTGTTATAAAAACCTTAGTTTTTAACTATTAATGAGAGGTGAAAAGCATGAGATTAAAAACCAAGCTGTTTGGAAGCGTATATCAGTTTGCCTCTATCAAAGAGGTTCTGGCTAAAGCTAATGAAGAAAAGTCAGGCGACGTTCTGGCAGGAGTAGCTGCAGCAGATCATCTTGAGAGAGTCGCAGCAAAAGAAGTACTTTCCAATCTTCTGGTGTCTGACATCAGAAATAATCCTGTGGTTCCTTATGAAGAGGACGAAGTTACGAGAATCATCCAAGATGATGTAAATGAAAGCATTTACAAGGAAATCCAAAACTGGACGATTAGCGAGCTTAGAGAGTGGATCCTCGATAATAACACTACAGGAGAGCAGATAAAGCGAATCAGCAAGGGCTTAACAAGCGAAGTTGTAGCAGCTGTAGCAAAGCTTA
This is a stretch of genomic DNA from Acetoanaerobium sticklandii. It encodes these proteins:
- the eutA gene encoding ethanolamine ammonia-lyase reactivating factor EutA is translated as MKETLISVGIDVGTTTTQVIFSNITIENMSSGARVPEFKIVGKEIFYKGKIHFTPLRSNTEIDETALKEIIEREYKNAGINPDDIDSGAVIITGETARKENAQNISKVLSGYAGEFVVATAGPDLEGIIAGKGSGAAKLSYENNDIVANFDIGGGTTNIAVFSQGEPIDTTCLDLGGRLLRFDKSGLVEYISPKLADICKEVNINIEKGKKYPDEVIRKICRYMAEILLEVSGVRPRSRLLELTLSPKSTALRLDYKIDRVSFTGGVADYIYNNQAETDLYKFGDIGILLGYEIKAILNEFASKVIMPEETIMATVVGAGTQTMDISGSTISYSQSAALPLKNIPIIEITEKEERVNEEELEKAIMAKLQWYCLETQKQKVALFLKGERNVSFEKVTSISKVIAKVWEEFYPHGEEVIVVIENDMAKVLGQSISRKLSNKQREVVCIDGIKVSSGDYIDIGKPIGNGSVLPVVIKTLVFNY